A window of the Arcobacter sp. F155 genome harbors these coding sequences:
- a CDS encoding cupin domain-containing protein: MKILSITSLAAVLVASQLQASDVKHEQTISKVEDRKSIVVSKTDFKKYFTGGEVRIDPVYPKSDTKTHSGAYVTFEPGARSNWHTHPRGQHIIVTSGVGYTQTWKGEKRVIKAGDVVWCPQDVKHWHGASKDIAMTHFVITEADESGKNVTWMEAVTKNQYNSK, translated from the coding sequence ATGAAAATTTTATCAATTACAAGTTTAGCAGCAGTATTAGTTGCATCACAACTTCAAGCAAGTGATGTAAAACATGAACAAACTATTAGTAAAGTAGAAGATAGAAAATCTATTGTTGTAAGTAAAACAGATTTTAAAAAATATTTTACTGGAGGTGAAGTTAGAATTGACCCTGTTTATCCTAAAAGTGATACAAAAACTCACTCAGGTGCATATGTGACTTTTGAACCAGGAGCTAGATCAAATTGGCATACTCATCCAAGAGGACAACATATAATTGTTACTTCAGGAGTAGGGTATACACAAACGTGGAAGGGTGAAAAAAGAGTAATAAAAGCTGGTGATGTTGTTTGGTGCCCACAAGATGTAAAGCATTGGCATGGGGCATCAAAAGATATTGCAATGACACACTTTGTAATAACTGAAGCAGATGAATCAGGTAAAAATGTAACTTGGATGGAAGCAGTTACTAAGAATCAATACAACTCAAAATAA
- a CDS encoding LLM class flavin-dependent oxidoreductase — MKKNQTLLSVLDLVPIGEGFSIGDALKNSTKLAQAVENFGFTRYWIAEHHNFNNIASAATSVILSHIGANTKKIRIGSGGIMLPNHSPLVIAEQFGTLESLYPNRIDLGLGRAPGTDQRTAMALRKDKNDGSDFPLMLNHLQYYLSNEGGPKAIKAVPGYGLDIPIWLLGSSTFSAKLAGQKGLPFAFASHFAPDAMEDAILEYKTNFVPSKSLEEPYIIICINAVCASTQEEAEFLATTELQKFVYLHRGDDRLLPKPTEDMDSIWKDWEKEGIKHKLRESIWGTPKFVKERLENLVERTGANEIMINSWIHDPKKRIESYELISKEWMR; from the coding sequence ATGAAAAAAAATCAAACATTATTATCTGTACTTGATTTAGTTCCAATCGGAGAAGGTTTTTCAATAGGTGATGCTTTAAAAAATAGTACAAAACTTGCCCAAGCAGTTGAAAACTTTGGGTTTACAAGATATTGGATTGCGGAACATCACAACTTTAATAATATAGCAAGTGCTGCTACTTCAGTTATTTTAAGTCATATTGGTGCAAATACAAAAAAAATAAGAATTGGTTCAGGTGGAATAATGCTTCCAAATCATTCTCCTTTAGTAATAGCCGAACAGTTTGGGACATTAGAGTCTTTATATCCAAATAGAATTGATTTAGGATTGGGAAGGGCACCTGGGACAGACCAAAGAACAGCTATGGCTTTAAGAAAAGACAAAAATGATGGGTCTGATTTTCCACTTATGCTAAATCATCTACAATATTATCTATCTAATGAAGGTGGTCCAAAAGCAATAAAAGCTGTTCCTGGATATGGACTTGATATTCCTATTTGGTTGTTAGGTTCAAGTACTTTTAGTGCAAAACTTGCAGGACAGAAAGGTTTACCTTTTGCTTTTGCTTCTCATTTTGCTCCTGATGCTATGGAAGATGCAATACTTGAATATAAAACAAATTTTGTTCCATCAAAGAGTTTGGAAGAACCATATATTATTATTTGTATAAATGCTGTTTGTGCTTCAACTCAAGAAGAAGCCGAGTTTTTAGCAACTACAGAACTTCAAAAATTTGTTTATTTACATAGAGGTGATGATAGGTTATTACCTAAACCTACAGAGGATATGGATAGTATCTGGAAAGATTGGGAAAAAGAAGGTATAAAACATAAACTTAGAGAATCTATTTGGGGAACACCAAAGTTTGTAAAAGAGAGATTAGAAAATCTAGTTGAAAGAACAGGTGCAAATGAGATTATGATAAACTCATGGATTCATGACCCAAAGAAAAGAATAGAATCCTATGAATTAATATCAAAAGAGTGGATGAGGTAG
- a CDS encoding carboxymuconolactone decarboxylase family protein, giving the protein MKKYLLAFVCTFCTFFSFASAKELDLKLLSKKEKSIIEISAITTIGDTKKLTKLLNEGLDNGLTINEINEVLVQLYAYAGFPRSLGGIFTFMKVVEDRKAKGIVDEKGKEASPIEEGLNRDTYGAKVRASLAGQDKIPEPSGYQLFSPTIDKFLKEHLFADIFARDILTHKQRELSTISILAALGSVEGPLKFHLQASMNTGWTKDELKEFSLVIENILGEEKARTVQVLLKKI; this is encoded by the coding sequence ATGAAAAAGTATCTATTGGCATTTGTTTGTACTTTTTGTACATTTTTTAGTTTTGCTAGTGCAAAAGAGTTAGATTTGAAATTGTTAAGTAAAAAAGAGAAAAGTATTATAGAAATTTCTGCAATTACAACAATTGGAGACACAAAAAAGTTAACTAAACTACTAAATGAAGGTTTAGATAATGGTTTAACAATAAATGAGATAAATGAGGTTTTAGTACAACTTTACGCTTATGCAGGTTTCCCTAGAAGTTTGGGTGGAATTTTTACTTTTATGAAAGTTGTTGAAGATAGAAAAGCTAAGGGTATAGTAGATGAAAAAGGAAAAGAAGCTTCACCAATAGAAGAAGGTCTAAATAGAGATACTTATGGAGCAAAGGTTAGAGCTAGCTTAGCTGGGCAAGATAAAATTCCTGAGCCAAGTGGGTATCAATTATTTTCACCTACAATTGATAAGTTTTTGAAAGAACATCTATTTGCAGATATTTTTGCTAGAGATATTTTAACTCATAAACAAAGAGAACTTTCTACAATATCAATCTTAGCTGCACTTGGTTCAGTTGAGGGCCCTTTAAAGTTTCATCTACAAGCATCAATGAATACAGGATGGACTAAAGATGAGTTAAAAGAGTTTTCTTTAGTAATAGAAAATATACTTGGTGAAGAAAAAGCAAGAACTGTTCAAGTACTTTTAAAAAAGATATAG
- a CDS encoding MarR family winged helix-turn-helix transcriptional regulator, producing MEKQNFELQKSLGYHFNIIFINIKKSMEIKLKDYNLTHLQFSILINLYKNNVTTQKELLKYTYGDETSITRLVDRLESKGYLKRVQSPEDKRKKMLLLTEEGGILTEELITSAKKVNSEITANLSKEESTLLLELLQKIDISM from the coding sequence ATGGAAAAACAAAATTTCGAACTACAAAAGTCTTTAGGGTACCACTTTAATATAATATTTATAAATATTAAAAAGTCAATGGAAATAAAACTAAAAGATTATAATTTAACTCACTTACAATTTAGTATTTTAATTAACTTATATAAAAATAATGTCACAACACAAAAAGAGTTATTGAAATATACTTATGGTGATGAAACAAGTATTACAAGACTAGTTGATAGATTAGAATCAAAAGGCTACTTAAAAAGAGTACAATCACCAGAAGATAAAAGAAAAAAAATGCTTCTTTTAACAGAAGAAGGGGGTATTTTAACTGAAGAGTTGATTACTAGTGCAAAAAAAGTAAATAGCGAAATAACAGCTAACTTAAGTAAAGAAGAGTCTACACTACTTTTAGAGTTATTACAAAAAATAGATATCTCTATGTAA
- a CDS encoding phospholipase A yields the protein MKKTLSLLSICILLNAQDTQELLKQAKEYEKANDYKNAMLIYKKLANVETIEFPKEEEVKIVKEKKIVEKKEVTPLKNGLNSFDDKETKSTIEQMLESSFDIYAYQENYFFPISYDTKSKEDRKRNEAKFQLSIKKPIIHDFFGFDETFYFGYTQTSWWQIYDDSSPFRETNYKPEVFVTVPYGKKDETALKGFKAGFLHESNGQSEEKSRSWNRIYLETYFQYKHLFVVPKVWYRLKEDKDSDDNHDIDDYLGYGDLTLMYPYKDHTFKLLLRNNLKSSDNRSYGQLDWTFPFFGSKNTFGHIQISSGYGESLIDYNEDITRINFGISLSR from the coding sequence ATGAAAAAAACATTAAGTCTATTATCTATTTGTATTTTATTAAATGCACAAGATACTCAAGAATTACTAAAACAAGCTAAAGAGTATGAAAAAGCAAATGATTATAAAAATGCAATGCTCATTTATAAAAAGCTTGCAAATGTTGAAACTATAGAGTTTCCAAAAGAAGAAGAGGTAAAAATAGTAAAAGAAAAAAAGATTGTAGAAAAAAAAGAGGTTACACCTTTAAAAAATGGATTAAATAGCTTTGATGATAAAGAGACAAAATCAACTATTGAACAAATGCTAGAATCCTCTTTTGATATCTATGCTTACCAAGAAAACTACTTCTTTCCAATCTCATATGATACAAAATCAAAAGAAGATAGAAAAAGAAATGAAGCTAAATTTCAACTAAGTATAAAAAAACCTATAATTCATGATTTCTTTGGCTTTGATGAAACTTTTTACTTTGGTTATACACAAACATCTTGGTGGCAAATATATGATGATTCATCTCCTTTTAGAGAAACAAACTATAAACCAGAAGTATTTGTAACAGTTCCATATGGAAAAAAAGATGAAACTGCATTAAAAGGTTTTAAAGCAGGTTTTTTACATGAATCAAATGGACAAAGCGAAGAAAAATCAAGGTCATGGAATAGAATCTATTTAGAAACATACTTCCAATATAAACACCTTTTCGTAGTTCCTAAAGTTTGGTATAGACTAAAAGAGGATAAAGATAGTGATGATAACCATGATATAGATGATTATTTAGGTTATGGAGACCTTACATTAATGTATCCATATAAAGATCATACTTTTAAACTATTACTTAGAAATAATCTTAAATCAAGTGATAATAGAAGTTATGGACAACTTGATTGGACTTTCCCTTTCTTTGGTTCAAAAAATACATTTGGGCATATTCAAATTTCAAGTGGATATGGAGAAAGTTTAATTGATTATAATGAAGATATCACAAGAATAAACTTTGGTATCTCTTTATCAAGATAG
- a CDS encoding AraC family transcriptional regulator, giving the protein MNNIELLKSSMINIVENKYSFKNNGLFQTDIPNLDFYFSSEPTEFNAIIYEPSLCIILQGSKAVGFGEELYSYDYSKYLLSSTHVPAKVKILEASEEVPYASLRIKFELEDIYDVIKNIDTNKLAMNVKSEKGLFFDDLTEKLYEPVSRLIKLIDKTKEEMDYLAPLIIKEILFILINDKSGYFLNKFAMEGTVSNKIVHAITEIKENFNEKLNVKELARLIDMSESSLYQNFKTITSMSPIQFQKKIRLEEAKLMLLNQNVEASEVAFAVGYESPSQFSREYSRMFGMSPKAHAIYLREEVS; this is encoded by the coding sequence ATGAATAATATAGAACTACTAAAAAGTTCCATGATAAATATAGTTGAGAATAAATACTCTTTTAAAAATAATGGACTTTTTCAAACAGATATTCCAAACTTAGATTTTTACTTTTCTTCAGAGCCAACAGAGTTTAATGCAATTATCTATGAGCCATCTTTATGCATAATTCTTCAAGGAAGTAAAGCAGTAGGTTTTGGAGAGGAACTTTATAGTTATGATTATTCAAAATATTTATTATCTTCAACTCACGTACCAGCAAAAGTAAAGATATTAGAAGCAAGTGAAGAAGTTCCCTACGCATCACTTAGAATTAAATTTGAACTTGAAGATATTTATGATGTAATCAAAAATATTGATACAAATAAACTTGCGATGAATGTAAAATCTGAAAAAGGTTTATTCTTTGATGACTTAACAGAAAAACTATATGAGCCAGTTTCAAGACTAATTAAACTTATTGATAAAACAAAAGAAGAGATGGATTATTTAGCACCTTTAATTATAAAAGAGATTCTATTTATTTTAATCAATGACAAAAGTGGGTATTTCTTAAATAAATTTGCTATGGAAGGTACTGTTTCAAATAAAATAGTTCATGCAATTACAGAGATAAAAGAAAATTTCAATGAGAAACTAAATGTAAAAGAGCTTGCAAGACTTATTGATATGAGTGAATCATCACTCTATCAAAACTTCAAAACTATTACTTCCATGTCTCCTATTCAATTTCAAAAGAAAATTAGATTAGAAGAAGCAAAACTGATGCTTCTTAATCAAAATGTTGAAGCTTCTGAAGTTGCCTTTGCAGTAGGATACGAAAGTCCTTCTCAGTTTAGTAGAGAATACTCTAGAATGTTTGGGATGTCCCCTAAAGCACATGCTATATATCTAAGAGAAGAAGTTAGCTAG
- a CDS encoding XdhC family protein, which produces MFSNKQVYQFIQKSIKQKQNIVVTSVIKTLGSTYSKAGSIFVINEEGKTCGVLGSPKLHNKLLELSKQALETKDVFVLDNIPSDESSGHGESKFFIQAFFYEENYGLLQESLENTNKTLVRSIIDGRYFFEEKQRSIELKENLFYQTIKKPYSLLIFGAEAHVEPLIKMANLLGWKTTIIDIKINNEFVRNADKTIKLEDVKEVLNIDFKQYDASVILSHRPSTDEVYLQALASSNIEYIGMMGNKKNMIRIKNKLGLNNDNRIFAPVGLDIGSNSSESIALSICAQIESKRNGKI; this is translated from the coding sequence ATGTTTTCAAATAAACAAGTTTATCAATTTATACAAAAATCTATAAAACAGAAACAAAATATAGTAGTAACTAGTGTTATTAAAACACTAGGTTCTACTTATTCAAAAGCTGGAAGTATATTTGTTATAAATGAAGAAGGAAAGACTTGTGGAGTATTAGGTAGTCCTAAACTTCATAATAAACTTTTAGAGTTATCTAAACAAGCTTTAGAAACTAAAGATGTTTTTGTTTTAGATAATATTCCAAGTGATGAATCTTCAGGACATGGGGAAAGTAAGTTTTTTATTCAAGCTTTTTTTTATGAAGAGAATTATGGTTTATTACAAGAGTCTTTAGAAAATACAAATAAAACTTTAGTTCGTTCTATTATTGATGGAAGATATTTTTTTGAAGAAAAACAAAGAAGTATAGAGTTAAAAGAGAATCTATTTTATCAAACTATTAAAAAACCTTATTCTTTATTGATTTTTGGAGCAGAAGCACATGTTGAACCTTTAATCAAAATGGCAAATTTACTTGGCTGGAAAACAACAATTATAGATATAAAAATCAATAATGAATTTGTAAGAAATGCAGATAAAACAATAAAACTAGAAGATGTAAAAGAGGTATTAAATATTGATTTTAAACAGTATGATGCTTCAGTTATTTTAAGTCATAGACCAAGTACTGATGAGGTATATTTACAAGCATTAGCTTCTTCTAATATTGAGTATATTGGAATGATGGGAAATAAAAAGAATATGATTAGAATTAAAAACAAACTAGGTTTAAACAATGATAATAGAATTTTTGCTCCTGTAGGACTTGATATAGGAAGTAATAGTTCAGAATCAATAGCACTATCTATTTGTGCTCAAATTGAGTCAAAGCGAAATGGTAAAATCTAA
- a CDS encoding nucleotidyltransferase family protein gives MSQSEMVKSNNLAVVVLAAGISKRLGSCKQLVNYNGETLLRVTVKKALEISNDVYVVLGYKKDVCEKELENLDVTTVFNENYKKGMGTSISCGIKVTQKFKNSMILLCDQPFMPVSHLKKLCEKIDNNHIISSLSSKGLKKTVPAIFPRAFYDYLIKLDEDFGAKYLLQNEKSIDILLKEEFSLDIDTKEDKEKLLKDSLIVQ, from the coding sequence TTGAGTCAAAGCGAAATGGTAAAATCTAATAATTTAGCTGTTGTTGTTTTAGCAGCAGGAATCTCAAAGAGACTAGGTTCTTGTAAGCAATTAGTAAACTATAATGGTGAAACTTTATTAAGAGTCACTGTAAAAAAAGCACTTGAGATTTCAAATGATGTTTATGTTGTTTTAGGATATAAAAAAGATGTTTGTGAAAAAGAGTTAGAAAATCTTGATGTAACAACTGTTTTTAATGAGAACTATAAAAAAGGAATGGGTACATCTATTTCTTGTGGAATAAAAGTTACACAAAAATTTAAAAATAGTATGATTCTTTTGTGCGACCAACCTTTTATGCCAGTTTCACATTTGAAAAAGCTTTGTGAAAAAATAGACAATAATCATATTATCTCCTCTTTATCTAGTAAAGGTTTAAAAAAAACAGTTCCTGCTATTTTTCCAAGAGCTTTTTATGATTATTTGATAAAACTTGATGAGGATTTTGGTGCAAAATATCTATTGCAAAATGAAAAGTCAATAGATATTTTACTAAAAGAGGAGTTCTCTTTAGATATTGATACAAAAGAAGATAAAGAAAAACTTCTTAAAGATAGTTTGATAGTTCAATAA
- a CDS encoding xanthine dehydrogenase family protein molybdopterin-binding subunit yields MQQSRRDFLKTTSIATSAVLIGFYAPVKGMAKQLETSKISEPNAFIKIESDNTITFIMGQAEMGQGVYSTMAMCIAEELDASWENIIFEPAPVKPVYARPGAGIMMTGGSGSITNHQEQVRKVGAAVKEMIKKAAAKKWGVRVFDVTTENSYVINKRTSEKLPYGDFVETIKKQKVPSDVKLKKPSEYKLIGKPMKRHPKEVEEKITGKATFGIDLRLPNMKYAALVHPKVFGAKIESFDDTKAKEVSGVLKIKQLPNQKIAVIADYWWQAKKAADLVEVNWDEGDFAKVNTQTLKEEYQKRLDTDENPVMRKDGDIDKAFKEAYTTVEAQYDFPFLAHAMMEPLNCTVHHKKDSAYISLGSQFQTSVRNLCAEILGIDNEKVEYHNTYLGSSFGRRAPGNLDYIKDAIYTSKDESYPVMTLWSREDDIKQGNYRPMTKSSAKLSIDKEGNITGFKAKLINQSLGRGTMFEPFLLKNGIDGTQREGLENHPYKIENNDLQAYCPESPISVLWLRSVGHTVSAPIVDCIIDQGASAANMDPIDFRIKNLKDERFVNLLKNVAKQSDWYNRKKGTGYGVGIAESFGSIVAYVVKVKVENNDYKVEKVWGAVDCGYAFNPYNVENQIMSAVNFAIGYTKYSELTIENGSTVQNNFYDYEVNRLKDIPEINVEIINSGAKLGGIGEPGVPPMFPAIANALYDATNKRYTTYPIKLG; encoded by the coding sequence ATGCAACAAAGTAGAAGAGACTTTTTAAAGACAACTTCAATAGCAACATCAGCTGTTTTAATTGGTTTTTATGCTCCTGTTAAAGGAATGGCAAAACAGTTAGAGACTAGTAAAATTTCAGAACCAAATGCTTTTATTAAAATTGAAAGTGATAATACAATTACTTTTATAATGGGACAAGCTGAGATGGGTCAAGGTGTTTACTCAACTATGGCAATGTGTATTGCAGAAGAGTTAGATGCTTCTTGGGAAAACATTATCTTTGAACCAGCACCTGTTAAACCTGTTTATGCAAGACCTGGTGCTGGAATAATGATGACAGGTGGTTCTGGTTCTATCACTAATCATCAAGAACAAGTAAGAAAAGTAGGTGCAGCAGTAAAAGAGATGATAAAAAAAGCAGCTGCTAAAAAATGGGGTGTTAGAGTTTTTGATGTAACTACTGAAAACTCATATGTTATAAATAAAAGAACAAGTGAGAAACTACCATATGGTGATTTTGTAGAGACAATAAAAAAACAGAAAGTACCTAGTGATGTTAAGTTAAAAAAGCCTAGTGAGTATAAGTTAATAGGTAAACCTATGAAAAGGCATCCAAAAGAAGTAGAAGAAAAAATCACGGGGAAAGCTACATTTGGAATAGATTTAAGACTCCCTAATATGAAATATGCAGCGCTAGTTCATCCAAAAGTTTTTGGTGCAAAAATAGAATCTTTTGATGATACTAAAGCAAAAGAAGTTTCAGGGGTCCTTAAAATCAAACAATTACCAAATCAAAAGATTGCAGTAATTGCAGACTATTGGTGGCAAGCAAAAAAAGCTGCAGATTTAGTTGAAGTAAACTGGGATGAAGGAGATTTTGCAAAAGTAAATACTCAAACTTTAAAAGAAGAGTATCAAAAAAGATTAGATACTGATGAAAATCCAGTTATGAGAAAAGATGGTGATATTGATAAAGCCTTTAAAGAAGCATATACAACAGTTGAAGCTCAATATGACTTTCCCTTCTTAGCTCACGCAATGATGGAGCCTTTAAACTGTACAGTACACCATAAAAAAGATAGTGCATATATCTCTCTAGGAAGTCAGTTTCAAACTAGTGTAAGAAATCTTTGTGCAGAAATTTTAGGAATTGATAATGAAAAGGTTGAATATCATAATACTTATTTAGGAAGTAGTTTTGGTAGAAGAGCCCCTGGAAATTTAGACTATATTAAAGATGCAATTTATACTTCAAAGGATGAATCATATCCTGTTATGACTTTATGGAGTAGAGAAGATGATATAAAACAGGGTAATTATAGACCAATGACTAAATCATCTGCAAAGCTTTCAATTGATAAAGAAGGAAATATTACAGGTTTTAAAGCAAAACTTATAAATCAATCTTTAGGAAGAGGTACTATGTTTGAACCATTTTTATTAAAGAATGGAATAGATGGTACTCAAAGAGAAGGATTAGAAAATCATCCATATAAGATTGAAAACAATGACTTACAAGCATATTGCCCAGAATCTCCAATCTCTGTTTTGTGGTTACGTTCTGTAGGGCATACTGTTTCAGCTCCTATTGTTGATTGTATTATTGACCAAGGTGCAAGTGCTGCAAATATGGACCCAATTGATTTTAGAATCAAAAATCTAAAAGATGAAAGGTTTGTAAATCTTCTTAAAAATGTTGCAAAACAGTCTGATTGGTATAATAGAAAAAAAGGGACAGGATACGGAGTAGGTATTGCTGAGTCATTTGGTAGTATTGTTGCCTATGTTGTAAAAGTAAAAGTTGAAAACAATGATTATAAGGTAGAGAAAGTATGGGGAGCAGTTGATTGTGGTTATGCTTTTAATCCTTATAATGTAGAAAACCAAATAATGAGTGCAGTTAATTTTGCTATTGGGTATACTAAATATTCTGAGTTAACAATAGAAAATGGTAGTACAGTTCAAAATAATTTTTATGACTATGAAGTAAATAGATTGAAAGATATTCCAGAAATAAATGTTGAAATCATTAACTCTGGTGCTAAGCTTGGTGGTATAGGTGAACCAGGTGTTCCTCCTATGTTCCCTGCAATTGCAAATGCTTTATATGATGCAACAAACAAAAGATATACAACTTACCCAATTAAGTTAGGATAA
- a CDS encoding (2Fe-2S)-binding protein, translating into MKTIVIDGKKFDVAKIPEDTPLLWAMRDYLNITGTKFGCGVSMCGACSVLLDGKTVRSCQTQLSDAIGKSVTTIENTEDNEINTLRKFWKKEDVAQCGYCQPGQIMNAAGFLKSNKNPTKEEIVEAMNGNICRCGTYNKILKAISQTAKEI; encoded by the coding sequence ATGAAAACTATAGTTATAGATGGAAAAAAGTTTGATGTAGCGAAAATACCAGAAGATACTCCTTTATTATGGGCAATGAGGGATTATTTAAACATTACTGGAACTAAGTTTGGTTGTGGCGTATCAATGTGTGGAGCATGTAGTGTTTTACTTGATGGAAAAACAGTTAGAAGTTGTCAAACACAATTAAGTGATGCAATTGGAAAAAGTGTTACTACTATTGAAAATACTGAAGATAATGAAATAAATACATTAAGAAAATTTTGGAAAAAAGAAGATGTAGCTCAATGTGGATATTGTCAACCAGGACAAATTATGAATGCTGCAGGTTTTTTGAAATCAAATAAAAATCCAACAAAAGAAGAGATAGTTGAAGCTATGAATGGAAATATTTGTAGATGTGGTACCTATAATAAAATCCTAAAAGCAATTTCTCAAACAGCAAAGGAGATATAA
- a CDS encoding VOC family protein: MINIKNLDHFVLTVKDIDKTVEFYTKALGMKKEVFKGSRVALKFGNSKINLHELGKEFEPKAFNVKEGSADLCFIIETSLEEAKKHLSSLDIKLEQDIIKRTGALGEIQSIYLRDPDKNLIELSNYL, from the coding sequence ATGATAAATATTAAAAACCTAGACCACTTTGTTTTAACAGTAAAAGATATAGATAAAACAGTTGAATTTTATACTAAAGCTTTAGGTATGAAAAAGGAAGTTTTCAAAGGCTCTAGAGTTGCACTGAAATTTGGAAACTCAAAAATAAATCTACATGAACTAGGAAAAGAGTTTGAGCCAAAAGCATTTAATGTAAAAGAAGGAAGTGCTGATTTATGTTTTATTATTGAAACCTCTTTAGAAGAAGCAAAAAAACATCTTTCTAGTTTAGATATAAAATTAGAACAAGATATTATAAAAAGAACGGGAGCTTTAGGAGAGATTCAATCAATTTATCTAAGAGACCCAGATAAAAATCTTATTGAACTATCAAACTATCTTTAA
- a CDS encoding SDR family oxidoreductase, with translation MSKKNVLITGGARGIGAATAKKLANEGYKVIINYVNSTEVANELVNEINFNGGEAVAIQADIRDDAQLEAMFNEIEENHGGIDILVSNANMNFVPKPFVEQTWEEFSQKLNDEMHAAYACSKLATKSMIKKKFGRLVFISSTLSEDPLPSFIAHGTAKGALDSFNKYLAQELGAYGITSNVIAPGLVLTDATSGAPEEFIEFIKSITPTGKVANPDDIANAVSLFVKDESSHITGTYLPVCGGAYLS, from the coding sequence ATGTCGAAAAAAAATGTTTTAATAACAGGTGGGGCTAGAGGAATTGGCGCTGCAACAGCCAAAAAACTAGCAAATGAAGGCTACAAAGTAATCATTAACTATGTAAATAGTACTGAAGTTGCAAATGAACTTGTAAATGAAATAAACTTCAACGGTGGAGAAGCTGTTGCTATACAAGCAGATATAAGAGATGATGCACAATTAGAAGCGATGTTTAATGAAATTGAAGAAAATCATGGTGGTATTGATATTCTTGTATCAAATGCAAATATGAATTTTGTACCAAAACCATTTGTAGAACAGACTTGGGAAGAGTTCTCTCAAAAATTAAATGATGAAATGCATGCAGCATATGCTTGTTCTAAACTTGCAACTAAATCAATGATTAAAAAGAAGTTTGGAAGATTAGTATTTATTTCTAGTACTCTATCAGAAGACCCTCTTCCAAGCTTTATTGCACATGGAACAGCAAAAGGAGCACTTGATTCATTTAATAAATATCTTGCTCAAGAGCTAGGAGCTTATGGAATAACATCAAATGTAATTGCCCCAGGATTAGTTTTAACTGATGCAACAAGTGGTGCACCAGAAGAGTTTATTGAGTTTATCAAGTCAATTACTCCAACCGGAAAAGTTGCAAACCCTGATGATATTGCAAATGCAGTTAGCCTATTTGTAAAAGATGAGAGTTCACATATTACAGGAACATATCTACCTGTTTGTGGTGGAGCTTACCTTTCATAA